One Mycobacteroides abscessus ATCC 19977 genomic window carries:
- the gltB gene encoding glutamate synthase large subunit, with amino-acid sequence MPHPATGLYNPAYEHDSCGVAMVVDMHGRRSRDIVDKAITALLNLEHRGAAGAEPNSGDGAGIMLQIPDKFFRAVLAEQGSFELPAEGSYASGIAFLPQGSKDAATACEAVEKIVEAEGLTVLGWREVPHDDSSLGALARDAMPTFRQLFIAGASGIDLERRVYVVRKRIEHELGNQGSGRGSLGEETVYFPSLSGRTFVYKGMLTTPQLRAFYLDLQDERVESALGIVHSRFSTNTFPSWPLAHPYRRVAHNGEINTVAGNENWMRAREALIKTDVFGDPAQLEKIFPICTRGASDTARFDEALELLHLGGRPLHHAVLMMIPEAWERHENMSAELRSFYEFHASLMEPWDGPASVCFTDGTIVGAVLDRNGLRPSRVWVTNDGLVVMASEAGVLDLDPSTVVQRTRLQPGRMFLVDTTQGRIVSDEEVKAELAAAEPYQRWLEEGLVRLEQLPDRPHQHMPHNRIVLRQQVFGYTYEEINLLVAPMARTGAEALGSMGTDTPIAVLSNRSRMLFDYFQQLFAQVTNPPLDAIREEVVTSLGGVIGPEGDLLHPTAESCHQILLPQPVLHNDELDKLIHLDPADTVNGRAHGFSSRVIRCLYPVAEGGAGLRTALESVRAEVSAAIAGGAQVIILSDRESDDLMAPIPSLLAVAAVHHHLVRERSRTKVGLVVEAGDAREVHHVAALVGFGAAAVNPYMAFESIEDLIDRGVITGVDRDKAIRNYIKAAGKGVLKVMSKMGISTLASYTGAQLFQAIGLSQELLDEYFTGLACPTGGIGLDEIAADVASRHNLAFLDRPEEWAHRELEVGGEYQWRREGEYHLFNPDTVFKLQHSTRTGQYSVFKEYTQLVDDQSERMASLRGLLKFKTGVRPPVPLDEVEPASEIVKRFSTGAMSFGSISAEAHETLAIAMNRLGGRSNSGEGGEDPRRFTPDENGDWRRSAIKQVASGRFGVTSHYLSNCTDIQIKMAQGAKPGEGGQLPAHKVYPWVAEVRHSTPGVGLISPPPHHDIYSIEDLAQLIHDLKNSNPQARIHVKLVSENGVGTVATGVSKAHADVVLISGHDGGTGATPLTSMKHAGAPWELGLAETQQTLLLNGLRDRIVVQVDGQLKTGRDVMIAMLLGGEEFGFATAPLVVSGCIMMRVCHLDTCPVGVATQNPVLRQRFNGKPEFVENFFLFIAEEVRELMAELGFRTVNEAVGQVGALDIERAVAHWKASKIDLTPVLTEPESAFMNQDLYCSGSQDHGLEKALDQQLIVMSREALDHGTPVKFETLITNVNRTVGTMLGHEVTKAYGGEGLPDDTIDITFTGSAGNSFGAFVPRGITLRLFGDANDYVGKGLSGGHIVVRPSREAPEGFVAEKNIIGGNVILFGATSGEAFLNGVVGERFAVRNSGAAAVVEGVGDHGCEYMTGGTVVVLGPTGRNFAAGMSGGVAYVYDPDKRLMDNLNDEMVDLDALDPDDQQVLRSLIEKHVAATDSAVGQRILADWSGHSDSFVKVMPRDYRRVLEAIADAELTGGDVNEAIMAAARG; translated from the coding sequence ATGCCACACCCCGCGACCGGGCTTTACAACCCGGCATACGAGCACGATTCGTGCGGTGTCGCCATGGTCGTGGATATGCACGGCCGGCGCAGCCGCGACATCGTGGACAAGGCCATCACCGCACTGCTGAACCTGGAGCACCGTGGTGCCGCGGGAGCCGAGCCGAACAGCGGCGACGGCGCCGGAATCATGCTGCAGATTCCCGACAAGTTCTTCCGTGCTGTCCTGGCCGAACAGGGAAGCTTCGAGCTACCCGCCGAGGGCAGCTACGCGTCCGGTATCGCCTTCCTGCCGCAGGGGTCCAAGGACGCCGCCACAGCGTGCGAGGCCGTCGAGAAGATCGTCGAGGCAGAGGGTTTGACGGTCCTGGGTTGGCGTGAGGTTCCTCATGACGACTCTTCGCTGGGTGCCCTCGCCCGCGATGCCATGCCCACCTTCCGTCAGCTGTTCATCGCCGGCGCCTCCGGCATCGATCTGGAGCGGCGCGTCTACGTGGTGCGCAAGCGCATCGAGCATGAGCTGGGCAACCAGGGATCCGGCCGGGGCAGCCTGGGTGAGGAAACCGTCTACTTCCCAAGTCTTTCCGGCCGCACCTTTGTCTACAAGGGCATGCTGACCACCCCGCAGCTAAGGGCGTTCTACCTTGATCTGCAGGACGAGCGGGTCGAGAGCGCACTGGGCATCGTGCACTCGCGCTTCTCCACCAACACCTTCCCGTCCTGGCCACTGGCACATCCCTATCGCCGGGTGGCGCACAACGGCGAGATCAACACCGTCGCGGGTAACGAGAACTGGATGCGGGCCCGTGAGGCGCTCATCAAGACCGACGTCTTCGGTGACCCGGCCCAGCTCGAGAAGATCTTCCCGATCTGTACGCGCGGTGCCTCGGACACGGCGCGGTTCGACGAGGCACTGGAACTGTTGCACCTGGGTGGCCGCCCCCTGCACCACGCGGTGCTGATGATGATTCCCGAGGCGTGGGAACGGCACGAAAATATGAGCGCCGAACTGCGTTCTTTCTACGAATTCCACGCGTCCCTGATGGAGCCCTGGGATGGGCCGGCGTCCGTCTGCTTCACCGACGGCACCATCGTCGGCGCGGTCCTGGACCGCAACGGTCTGCGGCCGTCGCGTGTGTGGGTGACCAACGACGGACTTGTCGTGATGGCCTCCGAGGCCGGCGTGCTGGACCTGGACCCGTCCACCGTCGTACAGCGCACCCGCCTGCAGCCCGGCCGCATGTTCTTGGTGGACACCACCCAGGGGCGCATTGTTTCCGATGAAGAGGTCAAGGCCGAGCTGGCCGCGGCCGAGCCGTATCAGCGGTGGCTCGAGGAAGGTCTGGTGCGTCTCGAGCAGCTGCCGGACCGCCCGCATCAGCACATGCCGCATAACCGGATCGTGTTGCGCCAGCAGGTGTTCGGCTACACCTATGAAGAGATCAACCTGCTGGTGGCGCCGATGGCCCGCACCGGTGCCGAGGCACTCGGCTCGATGGGCACCGATACCCCGATCGCGGTGCTGTCCAACCGTTCCCGGATGCTTTTCGACTACTTCCAGCAGCTTTTTGCTCAGGTCACCAATCCCCCGCTGGACGCCATCCGCGAGGAGGTCGTCACCAGCCTCGGCGGTGTGATCGGTCCCGAGGGTGACCTGTTGCATCCGACGGCCGAGTCGTGCCACCAGATCCTGCTGCCGCAGCCGGTGTTGCACAACGACGAGTTGGACAAGCTGATCCACCTCGATCCCGCCGACACGGTCAACGGCCGCGCGCACGGCTTCTCCAGCCGGGTTATCCGCTGCCTGTACCCGGTCGCCGAGGGCGGTGCCGGACTGCGCACGGCACTCGAGTCGGTGCGCGCGGAGGTTTCCGCGGCCATCGCCGGCGGCGCCCAGGTGATCATCCTGTCCGACCGTGAATCGGACGACCTGATGGCGCCCATCCCGTCGCTGCTGGCTGTCGCGGCGGTGCACCACCATCTCGTTCGCGAGCGGTCGCGCACCAAGGTCGGCCTGGTTGTCGAGGCCGGCGACGCCCGCGAGGTGCACCACGTTGCGGCATTGGTCGGTTTCGGCGCCGCGGCGGTCAACCCCTACATGGCGTTCGAGTCCATCGAGGACCTCATCGACCGCGGTGTGATCACGGGTGTGGATCGCGACAAGGCGATTCGCAACTACATCAAGGCCGCCGGCAAGGGCGTCCTCAAGGTGATGTCCAAAATGGGCATCTCCACGCTGGCCTCCTACACCGGTGCTCAGCTGTTCCAGGCCATCGGCCTGTCGCAGGAGCTGCTCGACGAATACTTCACCGGATTGGCCTGCCCCACCGGCGGTATCGGCCTCGACGAGATTGCCGCCGATGTGGCCTCGCGACACAACCTGGCCTTCCTGGACCGCCCCGAGGAGTGGGCGCATCGCGAGCTGGAGGTCGGCGGCGAGTACCAGTGGCGCCGTGAGGGCGAATACCACCTGTTCAACCCGGACACGGTCTTCAAGCTGCAGCACTCCACTCGCACCGGCCAGTACTCGGTGTTCAAGGAGTACACCCAGCTGGTCGACGACCAGAGCGAGCGGATGGCCTCGCTGCGCGGTCTGCTGAAGTTCAAGACCGGTGTGCGCCCACCTGTTCCACTGGACGAGGTGGAGCCCGCCAGCGAGATTGTGAAGCGCTTCTCGACCGGTGCGATGAGCTTTGGCTCCATCTCCGCCGAGGCGCACGAGACGCTGGCCATCGCGATGAACCGCTTGGGCGGACGGTCGAACTCCGGTGAGGGCGGCGAGGATCCACGCCGGTTCACCCCGGACGAGAACGGCGACTGGCGCCGCAGTGCCATCAAGCAGGTGGCCTCCGGCCGGTTCGGCGTCACCTCGCACTACCTGAGCAACTGCACCGATATCCAGATCAAGATGGCTCAGGGAGCCAAGCCCGGCGAGGGCGGCCAGCTTCCCGCGCACAAGGTGTACCCGTGGGTGGCCGAGGTCCGGCACTCCACTCCGGGCGTGGGTCTGATCTCCCCTCCCCCGCACCACGACATCTACTCGATCGAGGACCTGGCGCAGCTGATCCACGATCTGAAGAACTCCAACCCGCAGGCACGCATCCACGTGAAGCTGGTGTCGGAGAACGGTGTTGGCACGGTGGCCACGGGGGTTTCCAAGGCCCATGCCGACGTGGTGCTTATTTCCGGCCACGACGGTGGAACCGGCGCCACCCCGCTGACGTCCATGAAACATGCGGGCGCGCCGTGGGAGCTCGGCTTGGCCGAGACGCAGCAGACGCTATTGCTCAATGGTCTGCGTGACCGCATCGTCGTGCAGGTCGATGGCCAACTCAAGACCGGCCGCGACGTGATGATCGCGATGCTGCTCGGCGGCGAGGAGTTCGGTTTTGCGACCGCTCCGCTGGTGGTCTCCGGCTGCATCATGATGCGGGTGTGTCACCTGGACACCTGCCCGGTGGGCGTGGCCACGCAGAACCCGGTGCTGCGGCAGCGGTTCAACGGCAAGCCCGAGTTCGTGGAGAACTTCTTCCTGTTCATCGCCGAAGAGGTGCGCGAGCTCATGGCCGAACTCGGCTTCCGCACCGTCAACGAGGCGGTGGGCCAGGTCGGTGCGCTGGACATCGAACGCGCGGTGGCGCACTGGAAGGCCAGCAAGATCGATCTGACCCCGGTGTTGACCGAGCCCGAGTCGGCGTTCATGAACCAGGACCTGTACTGCAGCGGCTCGCAGGATCACGGCCTGGAGAAGGCGCTGGATCAGCAGCTCATCGTGATGAGCCGCGAGGCACTCGACCACGGCACCCCGGTGAAGTTCGAGACGCTGATCACCAACGTCAACCGGACAGTCGGCACCATGCTGGGCCACGAGGTCACCAAAGCCTATGGCGGAGAAGGCCTGCCCGACGACACCATCGATATCACGTTCACCGGGTCCGCCGGCAACAGCTTTGGCGCGTTTGTCCCGCGCGGCATCACGCTGCGGCTGTTCGGCGATGCCAACGACTACGTGGGCAAGGGATTGTCCGGTGGACACATCGTGGTGCGCCCGTCCCGCGAGGCGCCGGAAGGCTTTGTGGCCGAGAAGAACATCATCGGCGGCAATGTGATTCTGTTCGGTGCCACCAGCGGTGAGGCCTTCCTCAACGGCGTGGTCGGTGAGCGGTTCGCGGTCCGAAACTCCGGGGCTGCGGCCGTCGTCGAAGGTGTGGGCGACCACGGCTGCGAGTACATGACCGGCGGCACCGTGGTGGTGCTCGGCCCGACGGGCCGCAACTTCGCGGCAGGCATGTCGGGCGGCGTGGCCTATGTCTACGACCCGGACAAGCGGTTGATGGACAACCTCAACGACGAGATGGTGGATCTGGACGCACTGGATCCGGACGATCAGCAGGTGCTGCGCAGCCTCATCGAGAAGCACGTGGCGGCGACCGACTCTGCTGTCGGACAACGCATTCTGGCCGACTGGAGCGGCCACAGCGACTCCTTTGTCAAGGTGATGCCTCGCGACTACCGTCGCGTCCTGGAGGCCATCGCCGACGCGGAGCTGACCGGAGGCGATGTGAACGAAGCGATCATGGCGGCTGCTCGTGGGTGA
- a CDS encoding glutamate synthase subunit beta, translating to MGDPSGFLNHTTRELPKRRPVPLRLLDWKEVYEDFESSRLQIQASRCMDCGIPFCHKGCPLGNLIPEWNDMVYRGNWREGIERLHATNNFPEFTGRLCPAPCEASCVLGINQDPVTIKQVEVELIDNAFENDWVKPIPPEVKTGKKVAVVGSGPAGLAAAQQLTRAGHDVTVYERADRIGGLLRYGIPEFKMEKRHIDRRLEQMRAEGTVFEAGVNVGVDITADHLRSNFDAVVLAGGATAWRDLPVPGRELEGIYQAMEYLPWANKVQLGDDVVDADGQPPITAKGKRVIIIGGGDTGADCLGTAHRQGAASVQQFEIMPKPPESRSERDPWPTYPTLFRVASAHEEGGERIYAVNTERFLGEDGKLTGLRAHEVVFNAGKFEKVEGSDFELEADIVFLAMGFVGPEKPGLLESLGVEFTERGNVARDDAYATSVDGVFVAGDMGRGQSLIVWAIAEGRSAAAAVDAYLTGETALPAPIKPTAAPQR from the coding sequence GTGGGTGACCCAAGCGGCTTTCTGAACCACACCACCCGCGAACTGCCCAAGCGGCGCCCCGTGCCGCTGCGGCTGCTCGACTGGAAAGAGGTCTATGAAGATTTCGAGTCTTCGAGACTTCAAATTCAGGCATCGCGCTGCATGGACTGCGGAATCCCGTTCTGCCACAAGGGCTGCCCGCTGGGTAACCTGATTCCGGAGTGGAACGACATGGTGTACCGCGGGAACTGGCGCGAGGGCATCGAGCGGCTGCATGCGACCAACAACTTCCCCGAGTTCACCGGGCGGCTCTGCCCGGCGCCCTGTGAGGCATCGTGCGTGCTGGGCATAAACCAGGACCCGGTGACCATCAAGCAGGTCGAGGTCGAGTTGATCGACAACGCCTTCGAGAACGACTGGGTCAAGCCCATTCCGCCCGAGGTGAAGACCGGCAAGAAGGTAGCGGTCGTGGGCTCGGGCCCGGCGGGACTGGCTGCGGCACAGCAGCTCACCCGCGCCGGACACGACGTCACCGTCTACGAGCGCGCGGACCGGATCGGCGGGCTGCTGCGCTACGGCATCCCCGAGTTCAAAATGGAGAAGCGCCACATCGACCGGCGTCTGGAACAGATGCGGGCCGAAGGAACGGTTTTCGAGGCCGGCGTGAATGTCGGAGTTGACATAACGGCGGATCACCTCCGTTCAAACTTCGACGCGGTGGTCCTCGCGGGCGGAGCGACCGCCTGGCGTGACCTGCCGGTTCCCGGCCGCGAGCTCGAGGGCATCTACCAGGCCATGGAATACCTGCCCTGGGCCAATAAGGTGCAGCTCGGCGATGATGTCGTGGACGCCGATGGCCAGCCGCCGATCACGGCGAAGGGCAAGCGCGTCATCATCATCGGTGGTGGCGACACCGGCGCGGACTGCCTGGGCACCGCCCACCGGCAGGGTGCGGCGAGTGTTCAGCAGTTCGAGATCATGCCCAAGCCGCCGGAGAGCCGTTCCGAGCGCGACCCGTGGCCCACCTACCCGACACTGTTCCGGGTGGCCTCCGCGCACGAAGAGGGTGGCGAGCGGATCTACGCCGTCAACACCGAGCGGTTCCTCGGCGAGGACGGCAAGCTCACCGGTTTGCGTGCGCACGAGGTCGTCTTCAACGCCGGCAAGTTCGAGAAGGTGGAGGGCTCGGATTTCGAGCTGGAAGCCGACATCGTATTCCTGGCAATGGGATTCGTCGGTCCGGAGAAGCCGGGTCTGCTCGAGAGCCTGGGCGTGGAGTTCACCGAGCGTGGCAATGTGGCGCGCGATGACGCGTATGCGACCTCTGTCGATGGCGTGTTCGTGGCCGGGGATATGGGACGCGGACAGTCGCTGATCGTGTGGGCGATTGCCGAGGGCCGCTCTGCCGCTGCCGCGGTGGACGCGTATCTGACCGGTGAGACGGCGCTTCCGGCGCCGATCAAGCCGACGGCCGCCCCGCAGCGCTAG
- a CDS encoding DUF3298 domain-containing protein encodes MTRVRIAASVLAAALCGWAGTAPVVRAEPSSAVGLCREMRGAWDESAATCTLISRNSKGADMTAIAKYSPELLDDPVMGPALTDNVRKFLWQFSSLDEGYVRSSEATLDYVRYERTPTDKSVLFKYYTFFGGAAHPNTALATFTFDIPRRRQLQLADLFCGGTDPGKVLPPYVRPYLQKKIDELNANRPEGNSPLTVDEFEPLPLGSEHSHTYVDSYDAWVLDGDSLLLFLPSVRLGPVGAGLFEVRVPLSTLQPVLRESCAA; translated from the coding sequence ATGACGAGGGTGCGTATAGCGGCCAGTGTGCTGGCCGCGGCGCTATGCGGCTGGGCGGGCACTGCGCCGGTGGTCCGGGCAGAGCCGTCGAGTGCGGTCGGCCTATGCCGGGAGATGCGTGGAGCGTGGGACGAAAGTGCCGCTACCTGCACGCTGATTTCCCGGAACAGCAAGGGCGCTGATATGACGGCGATCGCCAAATATTCGCCGGAGTTGCTCGATGACCCGGTCATGGGCCCAGCGTTGACCGATAACGTGAGGAAATTTCTGTGGCAATTTTCGTCCCTGGATGAGGGGTACGTTCGCAGCAGTGAGGCGACGCTGGACTATGTCCGCTATGAGCGGACGCCGACAGACAAGTCGGTGCTGTTCAAGTACTACACATTCTTCGGTGGCGCAGCCCATCCGAACACCGCGCTGGCAACCTTCACTTTCGATATCCCACGGAGAAGGCAACTGCAGCTCGCCGACTTATTTTGTGGGGGAACCGATCCCGGCAAGGTGCTGCCGCCGTATGTGCGCCCGTACCTTCAGAAGAAGATCGATGAACTCAACGCCAACAGGCCGGAGGGTAACTCGCCACTGACCGTCGACGAGTTTGAGCCATTGCCCCTGGGAAGCGAGCACAGTCACACGTACGTCGACTCGTATGACGCCTGGGTTTTGGACGGTGACTCATTGCTGTTGTTCCTGCCGTCAGTCCGGCTCGGTCCGGTCGGAGCCGGACTCTTCGAGGTCAGGGTCCCGCTATCGACGTTGCAGCCAGTACTTCGCGAGAGCTGCGCGGCGTAG
- the map gene encoding type I methionyl aminopeptidase, with translation MIELKSPAEIGRMRVTGEFVASVLAELSSLAAPGVNLLDLEQRAREMVSDRGAVSCYWDYSPSFGRGPFRNVICLSVNDAVLHGLPHDYVLADGDLLSMDFAVSIDGWVADSAVSVIVGTPEPEDVRLIDTTRAALDAAIGAALPGNRLGDISAAVAAVAEGAGYRINTDFGGHGLGRTMHEDPHVPNKGTAGRGMKLEPGLTLALEPWFGRGTDRLTVDADGWTLRMADGSRGAHSEHTIAITEDGPQVLTVQG, from the coding sequence GTGATCGAGCTGAAGTCGCCCGCGGAGATCGGGCGCATGCGCGTGACCGGCGAATTCGTGGCCTCCGTGCTCGCCGAGTTGTCGTCGTTGGCCGCACCGGGTGTCAATCTGCTCGACCTGGAGCAGCGGGCTCGTGAGATGGTCAGCGACCGCGGCGCCGTGTCCTGCTACTGGGACTACTCCCCCTCGTTCGGCCGCGGCCCATTCCGCAACGTGATCTGCCTTTCCGTCAATGACGCTGTGCTGCATGGACTTCCTCACGACTATGTGCTTGCCGACGGCGATCTGTTGAGCATGGACTTTGCGGTGAGCATCGATGGGTGGGTCGCCGACTCCGCAGTCAGTGTCATCGTCGGGACACCAGAGCCCGAGGATGTCCGACTCATCGACACCACGCGGGCAGCTCTCGATGCCGCCATTGGCGCGGCCCTCCCGGGTAATCGACTCGGCGATATCTCGGCGGCCGTGGCTGCCGTCGCAGAGGGCGCCGGGTACCGGATCAACACCGACTTCGGAGGGCACGGCCTGGGCCGCACCATGCACGAGGATCCCCACGTGCCCAACAAGGGAACGGCCGGCCGGGGGATGAAGCTGGAGCCGGGCCTCACGCTCGCGCTCGAACCATGGTTCGGTCGTGGAACCGACCGGCTCACCGTGGACGCGGACGGGTGGACCCTGCGGATGGCGGACGGTTCACGCGGCGCGCACTCCGAGCACACCATCGCCATCACCGAGGACGGGCCGCAGGTGCTGACGGTGCAGGGCTAG
- a CDS encoding helix-turn-helix domain-containing protein: MVRQPLTAAQLAAGKRLGRLLRAARADRPLDEVARTAGISPETLRKIETGRLPTPAFGAVVQLAATLCLDLNDVAAVWQQETKIGAAS, encoded by the coding sequence ATGGTCCGTCAGCCGCTCACCGCCGCACAACTCGCCGCGGGCAAGCGTCTGGGCCGACTGCTGCGCGCCGCCCGCGCCGACCGCCCTCTTGACGAGGTGGCGCGCACTGCGGGGATCTCGCCGGAGACGCTGCGGAAGATCGAGACCGGTCGGCTCCCGACGCCCGCGTTCGGTGCCGTCGTGCAGCTTGCGGCGACTCTGTGTCTCGACCTCAACGACGTCGCCGCCGTCTGGCAGCAAGAGACCAAGATCGGCGCCGCGTCCTAA
- a CDS encoding glycosyltransferase 87 family protein yields the protein MHSWGGEKRLPRSAVVGALVAAVLAMVVHDHLVPFDVRFFGLTQNGYDLDTYRAAVRGLWDGKRLYEAPALNQAWFVYPPFATLVLAPLAWASFEVAKWMLLILSLSALALIAWRILRLAGVRADSRLGLASAALAAIVVDVEPVQATLWWGQINILLMAVVLLDLLGPAQSRWRGVGLGLAAGIKLTPLIFLPYLLCTRQWRAATHALGTMAATVALTWPLLPRDSEWFWSHLGDTAHISRIDHLANQTINGFLARYFFPQPRPEWLWIALSLLVLAAGLAVAVWAHRRGEHALALILVGLTGCAVSPFSWAAHWVWFAPAIVWLVAKACTTQGPWSQGWIYRAAGLLALVFMWTLHRPGRGHTTIYFSGVYWNFLDLRPFWAGQLVSGWYPLVFLCFTIATASWLRLSTGGCAEPDELATLTADIEDYPPEIFDEELAVRA from the coding sequence GTGCACAGCTGGGGTGGGGAGAAGCGGCTGCCGCGTAGCGCCGTGGTGGGCGCACTGGTCGCGGCGGTGTTGGCGATGGTGGTGCACGACCACCTTGTGCCGTTCGACGTCCGTTTCTTCGGGTTGACCCAGAACGGCTATGACCTGGACACCTATCGTGCGGCCGTGCGCGGCCTCTGGGATGGCAAGAGGTTGTACGAGGCACCGGCCCTGAACCAGGCCTGGTTCGTTTACCCGCCCTTCGCCACGTTGGTTCTCGCGCCGCTCGCGTGGGCATCCTTTGAGGTGGCGAAGTGGATGCTGTTGATTCTTTCGCTCTCGGCGCTGGCGCTCATCGCGTGGCGCATCCTGCGGTTGGCCGGTGTCCGCGCGGACAGCCGGCTGGGTCTGGCCAGTGCCGCGCTTGCCGCCATCGTCGTCGACGTCGAGCCGGTGCAGGCCACGTTGTGGTGGGGGCAGATAAACATCCTCCTCATGGCGGTGGTGCTGCTCGACTTGTTGGGCCCGGCGCAGTCGCGCTGGCGGGGCGTCGGGCTCGGCCTCGCCGCGGGCATCAAGCTCACCCCGCTGATCTTCCTGCCATATCTGCTGTGCACGCGCCAGTGGCGCGCCGCGACGCACGCCCTGGGCACTATGGCTGCCACCGTGGCGTTGACGTGGCCGCTCCTGCCGCGTGACAGTGAATGGTTCTGGAGTCATCTGGGTGACACCGCACATATCAGCCGAATCGACCATCTGGCGAACCAGACGATCAACGGATTCCTTGCCCGGTACTTCTTTCCTCAGCCGCGACCCGAATGGCTGTGGATTGCCTTGAGCCTCTTGGTTCTTGCCGCGGGCCTCGCGGTGGCGGTGTGGGCGCATCGCAGGGGCGAACACGCGCTGGCGCTGATACTGGTGGGCCTGACCGGGTGTGCGGTGTCGCCGTTCAGTTGGGCCGCCCACTGGGTGTGGTTCGCACCCGCGATTGTTTGGCTGGTCGCGAAGGCGTGCACCACGCAAGGGCCGTGGTCTCAGGGCTGGATCTACCGCGCGGCCGGACTTCTCGCGCTGGTCTTCATGTGGACTCTGCATCGGCCCGGTCGCGGACACACCACCATCTACTTCAGTGGCGTGTACTGGAATTTCCTGGACCTGCGGCCCTTCTGGGCGGGTCAGCTGGTGAGCGGCTGGTATCCGTTGGTGTTCCTGTGCTTCACAATCGCCACGGCCAGCTGGTTGCGCCTCAGTACCGGGGGCTGCGCCGAACCCGACGAACTGGCGACGCTGACCGCGGACATCGAGGACTACCCGCCGGAAATCTTTGATGAGGAGTTGGCGGTTCGCGCCTAG
- a CDS encoding PHP domain-containing protein, giving the protein MDPVSALREIAYYKELAREESRRVMAYRKAAEIIAGLSPQERERHGANKTWKSLTGLGPKTATVAAEAWAGKVPATLEQLRANAKSTGGGAMREALKGDLHLHSNWSDGSVPIEEMMSTAKALGHEYCALTDHSPRLRVANGLSADRLRTQLAVIDGMREQMAPMRILTGIEVDILDDGDLDQDPELLEQLDIVVASVHSKLAMDADAMTRRMIAAVTNPRVDVLGHCTGRLVEGERGTRGESKFDAAEVFRACRDSGTAIEINSRPERRDPPRRLLDLALNIGCDFSIDTDAHAPGQLEFSGYGCERALEAGVPEDRVINTWPVDQLLAWTRQGR; this is encoded by the coding sequence ATGGATCCCGTCTCGGCACTCAGGGAGATCGCGTATTACAAAGAACTCGCTCGCGAGGAATCCCGGCGGGTTATGGCCTACCGCAAGGCCGCAGAGATCATCGCCGGGCTCAGTCCTCAAGAGCGAGAACGCCATGGCGCCAACAAGACGTGGAAGAGCCTGACCGGTCTTGGGCCAAAGACGGCGACGGTCGCGGCCGAGGCATGGGCGGGAAAGGTCCCGGCCACGCTCGAACAACTGCGGGCCAATGCCAAGAGCACCGGTGGGGGAGCGATGCGTGAAGCGCTCAAAGGTGACCTGCATCTGCACTCCAACTGGTCAGATGGCTCGGTGCCCATCGAGGAAATGATGAGTACCGCCAAGGCGCTCGGGCACGAATACTGTGCGCTCACTGACCATTCGCCCCGCCTTCGGGTCGCTAACGGGTTGTCGGCCGACCGGCTGCGCACCCAGCTGGCGGTGATCGACGGTATGCGAGAGCAGATGGCGCCCATGCGCATTCTTACCGGAATCGAGGTCGACATCCTCGACGACGGCGACCTGGATCAGGACCCTGAGCTCCTTGAGCAGCTCGATATCGTTGTGGCGAGCGTGCACTCCAAGCTGGCGATGGACGCCGACGCGATGACCCGACGCATGATCGCCGCCGTCACCAACCCACGGGTGGATGTGCTGGGGCACTGCACGGGCAGGTTGGTAGAGGGGGAGCGCGGCACCCGCGGAGAGTCGAAATTCGATGCCGCAGAGGTGTTCCGGGCCTGCCGTGATTCCGGAACCGCCATCGAGATCAACTCGCGACCAGAACGCAGGGACCCGCCGCGGCGGTTGCTCGACCTGGCGCTGAATATCGGCTGCGATTTCTCCATCGATACCGACGCGCACGCACCTGGGCAGTTGGAATTTTCCGGATACGGCTGCGAGCGTGCCCTGGAGGCGGGCGTTCCGGAGGATCGGGTGATCAATACCTGGCCGGTCGACCAGTTGCTGGCCTGGACACGGCAAGGCCGGTAA
- a CDS encoding TetR/AcrR family transcriptional regulator, producing the protein MKLVKTTGPRGEVPEPIVAAVAQTLVRSGIQRFSLSAAADEAGVSRGTIYNWFGGKKEAIDVAVGFIAGAFIELFAGAVSAKTTLTDQVGEAAVRISDHRAWSDRLDPTLHVSNVLELVLEECGDDLMRRSVEFWVPQVEAAKHRGEIGGDVDATEAAEWIMRTLMSIEVLPAISVDLTDPNRVRRYFSRFILRGLA; encoded by the coding sequence ATGAAGCTCGTAAAGACGACGGGCCCGCGCGGTGAGGTGCCTGAACCCATCGTCGCGGCCGTGGCTCAGACGCTGGTCAGATCCGGAATTCAGCGCTTCAGCCTGTCTGCTGCCGCCGACGAGGCCGGTGTGTCACGTGGCACCATCTACAACTGGTTCGGCGGCAAAAAAGAAGCCATCGATGTCGCCGTGGGCTTTATTGCCGGTGCGTTCATCGAGCTGTTCGCCGGGGCGGTGAGCGCCAAGACGACGCTGACCGATCAGGTTGGCGAGGCCGCGGTGCGGATCAGTGACCACCGCGCGTGGTCTGATCGCCTGGACCCGACGCTGCACGTGTCGAACGTGTTGGAACTGGTACTCGAGGAGTGCGGCGACGATCTCATGCGCCGGTCTGTGGAGTTCTGGGTGCCGCAGGTAGAGGCCGCCAAGCATCGGGGAGAAATCGGCGGGGACGTAGACGCCACCGAAGCGGCCGAATGGATCATGCGCACCCTGATGAGCATCGAGGTCCTGCCCGCCATCTCCGTGGACCTGACGGACCCGAACCGGGTGCGCAGGTACTTTTCCCGGTTCATCTTGCGTGGACTGGCATGA